One Verrucomicrobiota bacterium DNA segment encodes these proteins:
- a CDS encoding sulfatase, translating into MVFVITDDQRWDYVGYAGHPVLKTPHIDRIGREGVTFDNFFVTTPLCSPSRASFLTGLYPHKHRVINNDKLGLDVISHTLMTFPRQLREAGYETAFIGKWHMGLEDSRRPGFDTWISFKGQGIYIDGVVNENGNRRQLDGYMTDFLNEKAVEFVRKPHGKPFCLYLSHKAVHNPFLPAPRDDSLYSDYDFALPEKVESDIQGKPVLLRKVEKYNPLELEGVAPEPGEPRRNRGSDPQSVVRDQLRSLASVDEGIGQLFAALEATGQLDNTVFIFTSDNGFLMGEHGMINTKRWAYEEALRVPLVVRFPKLIKPGSRNDALVVNIDLAPTLLDLAGVESIIPMHGQSFVPLLKDARAPWRDAFLAEYFLEKVAPRTAPWQAVRTPEWKYIHYLEADDHGDPNGLDELYDLVADPRELNNLVNNPEQKTRLKEMKAQLQGLLNKFN; encoded by the coding sequence CGAATCGGAAGGGAGGGGGTAACGTTCGACAACTTCTTTGTGACCACACCGCTGTGTTCGCCAAGTCGGGCGAGTTTCCTGACCGGCCTTTATCCTCACAAGCATCGGGTTATCAATAATGACAAGCTGGGTCTGGATGTGATTAGCCACACGCTGATGACCTTTCCACGTCAATTGCGTGAGGCCGGATATGAAACGGCATTCATTGGGAAATGGCACATGGGGCTCGAGGACTCAAGAAGGCCGGGTTTCGACACCTGGATCAGTTTTAAAGGCCAAGGCATCTATATTGATGGAGTCGTGAATGAAAATGGCAATCGGCGGCAACTGGATGGCTACATGACGGACTTTCTCAATGAGAAGGCGGTTGAATTCGTCAGGAAGCCTCATGGCAAACCGTTTTGCCTCTACCTCTCGCACAAGGCGGTACATAATCCCTTCCTGCCGGCTCCAAGAGATGATTCGCTTTATAGCGACTACGATTTTGCGCTGCCTGAAAAAGTAGAGTCTGATATTCAGGGGAAGCCGGTCCTGTTGCGGAAAGTGGAAAAATACAATCCGCTGGAACTGGAAGGCGTGGCTCCCGAACCTGGCGAACCGCGTCGCAACCGAGGGAGTGATCCTCAATCGGTCGTGCGCGACCAGCTGCGTAGCCTGGCCTCGGTAGATGAAGGCATCGGTCAACTCTTTGCCGCCCTTGAAGCGACGGGACAGCTCGACAACACCGTATTCATTTTTACCAGCGACAACGGATTCCTGATGGGGGAGCATGGCATGATAAACACTAAGCGGTGGGCCTACGAAGAGGCCCTTCGGGTGCCGTTGGTGGTCCGGTTTCCGAAGCTCATTAAGCCGGGAAGCCGGAACGACGCCTTAGTTGTCAATATTGACCTTGCCCCCACCTTGCTGGACCTGGCAGGCGTGGAATCCATCATCCCCATGCATGGCCAATCCTTTGTACCGCTTTTGAAAGATGCTCGCGCTCCCTGGCGAGATGCGTTTTTGGCCGAATATTTTCTGGAAAAAGTCGCGCCGCGCACGGCCCCCTGGCAGGCAGTCCGGACGCCCGAATGGAAGTACATTCACTACCTCGAAGCGGACGACCATGGCGATCCCAATGGCCTGGATGAACTCTATGACCTTGTTGCGGACCCGCGGGAATTGAACAATCTGGTGAATAATCCGGAACAGAAGACCCGGCTCAAAGAGATGAAGGCCCAACTGCAAGGCTTGTTGAATAAATTTAACTGA
- a CDS encoding arylsulfatase, with protein sequence MHKYFFLCLLIVTGVYGAGPNIVLVMTDDQGYGDLSINGNPWIDTPNMDRLANEGARFERFFVEQVCAPTRAALLSGRYPTRTGVTGVTRGYEFMRGEEVTIAELLREAGYATGCFGKWHNGAHWPYHPNAQGFDEFVGFCGGHWNDYFDPILERNGSSFQARGFIADIITDYAIEFIEREHEANESPFFCYIPYNTPHTPASVPLDKWRQWVDRTDVEDPFDRTMYALVENLDENMGRLLAKLEALEILDETVFIFLTDNGPNGSRFNDGMLGWKASVHEGGVRVPLFVRWPERIRAGTVIKPNVAHVDLLPTLCRIAGVENLESKTLPLDGMDVTPLLYGRDNFQMPERNLFIWRNPETWSIRTRRYRATETTLHDLIEDPGQKNNLARTLPEIHGELIEAYRDWAAEATDEEPVLLPVPIGYKEWPTVTLKAHELDIYPGMGKGIDYCGRQGFANQWIDRWSDPKAYAARSIKVVSSGRYRVRLRYACPEDGVGSVFRLSAGSASLDIRVQDPWVSAPHAAAEQVIENQGAYLSREWKDLDAGELVLEKGTHSLELRVVEKPGVEMPDIKALIFERL encoded by the coding sequence ATGCATAAATACTTTTTCTTATGTTTGCTCATAGTGACGGGGGTGTATGGTGCGGGTCCGAACATCGTGCTGGTTATGACGGACGACCAGGGTTACGGAGATTTGTCGATCAACGGGAACCCTTGGATCGACACTCCGAACATGGACCGCCTCGCGAATGAGGGAGCGCGGTTCGAGAGATTTTTCGTGGAACAGGTCTGCGCTCCAACGCGCGCCGCGTTGTTATCCGGTCGCTATCCGACCCGCACCGGAGTGACAGGTGTAACACGCGGCTATGAATTCATGCGGGGCGAGGAAGTGACGATCGCCGAGCTCTTGCGGGAGGCCGGATATGCCACGGGATGTTTTGGCAAGTGGCACAACGGCGCCCACTGGCCGTACCACCCGAACGCGCAGGGCTTTGATGAATTCGTGGGTTTCTGCGGCGGGCATTGGAACGATTATTTTGATCCGATCCTGGAACGAAACGGTTCCTCTTTCCAGGCGCGTGGATTTATCGCGGATATTATTACCGATTACGCGATTGAGTTTATCGAGCGCGAGCACGAGGCGAATGAGAGCCCCTTCTTTTGTTATATTCCTTACAACACACCGCACACGCCGGCGAGTGTGCCATTGGACAAGTGGAGGCAGTGGGTAGATCGAACGGACGTGGAAGATCCCTTCGACCGGACGATGTATGCGCTGGTCGAAAATTTGGATGAGAATATGGGCCGTTTACTCGCGAAGCTGGAAGCGCTGGAAATCTTGGACGAGACTGTTTTTATCTTCCTGACGGACAACGGCCCGAATGGCTCGCGATTCAATGACGGAATGCTTGGTTGGAAAGCCAGTGTCCACGAAGGCGGCGTGCGCGTACCGCTTTTCGTACGTTGGCCGGAACGAATCCGGGCGGGCACGGTTATAAAACCGAATGTGGCGCATGTCGACTTGCTGCCGACGCTATGCCGGATCGCCGGCGTGGAGAACCTGGAAAGCAAGACGCTGCCGTTGGACGGGATGGATGTGACACCGCTTCTCTACGGACGGGATAATTTCCAAATGCCCGAACGGAATCTGTTTATTTGGCGCAATCCTGAGACATGGTCGATTAGAACTAGGCGCTATCGCGCGACGGAGACGACGTTGCACGATCTTATTGAGGACCCTGGTCAAAAGAATAATCTGGCCAGGACCCTGCCGGAAATCCATGGCGAGCTGATCGAGGCTTACCGGGATTGGGCGGCGGAAGCGACGGATGAGGAGCCAGTGCTTTTGCCGGTTCCGATTGGCTATAAGGAGTGGCCTACGGTGACATTGAAGGCGCATGAACTGGATATATATCCGGGAATGGGAAAAGGGATCGATTATTGTGGGAGGCAGGGATTTGCAAATCAGTGGATTGACCGCTGGTCGGATCCAAAAGCGTACGCGGCCCGGTCAATCAAGGTGGTTTCGAGTGGACGGTATCGGGTTCGACTTCGGTATGCCTGTCCCGAGGACGGAGTCGGTTCGGTGTTTCGCCTCAGCGCGGGAAGCGCGTCGTTAGACATTCGTGTTCAGGATCCCTGGGTGAGTGCACCTCATGCTGCGGCGGAACAGGTGATTGAAAATCAAGGCGCTTATTTGTCTCGGGAGTGGAAAGATCTGGATGCGGGCGAACTGGTGTTGGAGAAAGGAACTCACTCGCTGGAACTGAGGGTGGTGGAGAAGCCCGGAGTGGAGATGCCTGATATCAAGGCATTGATCTTCGAGCGACTGTGA